From the genome of Paralichthys olivaceus isolate ysfri-2021 chromosome 4, ASM2471397v2, whole genome shotgun sequence:
aattaTGCAGTGGGCTTCAGAAGAGGTTACATTTGAGCTGTGGTTGTTGCTCATTTCTTATGCAATTTGGATGAAACAATGAGAGGGCCCACATGACCTGTCATACCTGTCCTCCAGGACTGAATCCATGGGCTCAATCCCCGACGTGTCAACCACATGAAGCTGATCTGCAAACCTTATGGCTTTCTCCAAACAGGCCAGACCCTGTTTGGTCCGGAAATCCACCAAGGCCAGTCGCTCCAGTTTGTCCACGAGGTCTGCAGGAATTTGTGTGGGCTGCAAAATCCAAGAGGTGTTGGTGAGAAATGTGTACAATTCACAATCACTTCAAAAAATGTAAGCTGTAAATAACCTTTGAATAAAAccgttaaaggttcagtgtgtaagatttaagtgaaagggatgtttggcagaaatttaatataaaataatcttagtgatgttttcGCTGGTGTgtctcatctaaattgtatgagttgttgttttcttaccaTAGAACAGgcgctttatatttaaatactttatatttacttcctctctgtggaggccgccatgttttttactgtcatcccaactggacaaactaaaactgattgagttttcatgacaactgaagttcaccacaggttctcttccatgttgggaaggggaggctGAGATGGGGGGTATTCAgctctagatatcactaaattctacacactgaagctttaaatcaataaataatatctAATCACCAAACCCTTCCTTGACTCATGACCCAGCCTGTCTGACCTTTGGTAATCTCTGCTGTTTTATTACATGCACATTAATTTTATGAACACGTTTAATTTTTATGAGTTTCTATAAATAAGTTTCATTTAGACATTGTCATGAGTAACTAAGTCATTATTTTGAGTTTCTAAGATAATATTTTGAGTCATTTAAACACTATTTTGAGTTACTAAGTAATTATTTTGAGTTGGTGAGTCATATTTTTGAGAGTCTCTCATTATAATAACTAACAGGACTTTTTAACAGTGGCAGAAATGGGCTTCCATACAGTTTGTATCGCACATTTCTCACGTTAGCTACAGATAAACTGCTGAATACATGCTTGTACATCTTGAGGACAGATTTTGTCCCCAATCACTtatattgaaattaaaatgtaacattttcatTACAAACCTGTGTGATCATGACTGATAACAGCAAGCAAAACCTGGGCTTTTAAACTAAATGTGCATGAATTTCAAAGTCATCACAATCACCCAGTAATGAGGACATTACCGGGGGTAGTTGGTCCTCTGGTACTGGTTCCCACGTGGCAAACTCAGGCACCTGAagtagagacaaacaaccaggTAACAAGACCAACAGTAAAAGATcgttaaaggtttagtgtgtggAATgtagtgacctctagtggtgatGGATCATGATGGCAGCTGATTGTTGACTGCTTGACATACACATGCCTGCTCacatactctaccattactgaaGGTAACTcctcattgctgctcccttcatctctatcagacattttcttatgtacaaatactttaaacattgacacacatttccattatgttacaaactgtttcttcttatcaatgttgtaaatactgttattttgctgatgtgttCAGTGACATGCTGCATCTATTTCACTTcagtccgtcctgggagagtgATCCCTCACAGGTGGCTCTCCCTTTCTATTTTATTCTCTGTTAATATGTTATTTTGTGGTAGttcttcctcactcttgttgagggttgaggacagaggatgtcacacttTGTTAAAGCCTgtacaaatataatttgatttgaagattcagctgaatacccctcacctcaccctccccttctaaacatgaactagaacctgtggcagccttcagttgttattgactgtcaaaaaaaaacatggcggcctccacagagaggacccactcctacgtaaatataaagtatttaaatataaagggcccgtTCTagcttaaagaaaacaacaattcatacagtttaaGTTGTTTACACACTAATGACGACAGCACGAGgataattttatatatatttcaccgtaatcctacacactggacctttaactgctGAATAAACTAGCATGGACTGACCTTTGGGTTGTGGGGTGCAGAGCTGAACACACGTGTCCCAGTGGAGATGTGGCTCTGCCGGTTCGAGCGTCCGTACTTTGCTGTTTCAGTCGAGCTTGTTAGCTTCGGTGGAGGCCTGATGTTTTTTAGTGACAAACCACGGCATGTGCGCGTAGCAGCGAGGCTAAACACGGACATGTTAAACACAATTCCCTTCACGACTGCGATGAAGATGTAGAAAAATACAAGATGTCACATCTCCTCAGTCTTCACTAACCTAATCAGGAAGGGTTAAACCAGCTTCACATGGCGGATGCTAACGAGCCCGATGCTAGTTAGCCCAAGAGAGACAAGAGCGTTAACCTCCACGTACTTCCTTCTTCGTGTAAGCTCCACTCCAGACACGCGTCGTCGTCTTAGTTTAATACAAAGAGCGTTTGTTGAACATGTAGCAACATTACCACGTTGATTATAACATACATATATCAGCAGATGTTCGTCAAGTCTACTGAACCAATATTGTGATATCATGAACTGCCATAAAAGTGCCTCCACTATCTGATCGTCACACAGCCTAAAAcacagtgcttcctgttttgttttatattcaaaCACTCCTCCATATAATCTGCATCAAATCATACGAACTCATAACAAATATGTTTCCTGATGTGGTCTCTTTAAGACGCATTCCTCACCACGACATGCTAGAGCGCCCGGATAGCTCAGTCGgtagagcatcagacttttaatctgagggtccagggttcaagtccctgttcGGGCGAAAAGctcatttttaaattctgtatgttttacagtttgaaacAGTTTCACTACAGACACCAGGCCAGGGAcatgcattttatttctatatccTCTCTTTTATAAAGCTAATGCACCCtcatctgctgctctgctcttccTTTACAATGATTGTTTCTGAAAACTCACCACCGTCTGATTCAGTCCAGTTAAATTCTCACTACAATGAacatatacgtatatatatatgtatttatatatatatatatatatatatatatatatatatatatatatatatatatatgtctctCTTAGTGTataatttgtacaattttaTAATTATactaataaactttatttttagcaGTACAATCAggagaaagacacaaataaaagtcaacaaatacaaaaaaagacatgaaagcTTAATATTAAACCGTACCCTAGAATTAAATGGCATTTTATTCATAGATTGGCCCCTGGACCACCTTAACTTCCTGATAGCTGTCCACATGTCCTCCCAAGTAGCACCAGCCTTCCAtcactcctgctgcagctcaacaactgctgtttctttttgtatgaTTTATCTAAATCTGTATTACACGTGGTGTGATGTggaattttttatttctatcctatttctttttgtttcccaGGCTTTAGGTTTACTGTATTACCTAACAACATACAAACACCAGACCGCTAATGTGCATATCCTTTGTTAAACTAATATACACTCATCTCTTGTactcctcttctctgcttcttcccTGATTGTTTCTGAAAACTCTCACCATCATCTGATTCAGTCCAGTAAAATTCAcacaacaatatatttttggaaaaataatgatgattccatttttatttttattataagaaCATATAccatatgtatatatgtatattcatcTATATATTGAACTCTTAGTGTAGAATTTGATTGTTTTACAATACACATGTTGAGCTGGCCCCCAAATTTAAATATTAGCTACAAACAAGGCAGCatttggaagaagaaaaaagatgtaaataaatacataaataaataaatactttggaaaaaaaatgttacaacaaataaaataaaacgttTCCTACAGTAGTTAGCgttgagaaaaacaacaaacaatcaaCAAAATTAAATGCAATTCACCATACCACATCCATGAAACAACACTTGAAGAACCACTGAGTGACGTTTCAATGGATCACAAGCATGAATATCTGAGACCAATATTAGtattaatttaaaacatgtattttgcaCATCCTCTAATCCGTCCAACCATTAAAACGgtcttatttttaaaatctgtcatACTTAACCTTTCATTTTCACGCCTCTGGTTAAGTCACTCTCACACTAAAATAACAGGAAAACGCTTCATTTGATCCCTGCGATTACATTGTACCACCGCCTCGTCTGAGCTTCCATAGTCATAGCCTCCATAGTCATAGCCATAATTAAGCTGCAATTAACATTAGATTCAACAAACAGCAGCCAGACAGTACAAGACAATACAAAAATCAAGATGAGTAAACTGCACAACTTACAAAATAAAGATACAGTGGTTCACtggataaaataatttaaaaggaCTATTAAATCAGGCATGTTTTCTCATATATAAATCTCTGCCCACACATCCATAGGTCACTTAGATAATCAGATTATGATTTAACAACGGTTTAACATAATATAATCCTTATAATTCAACAACAATCTAACACAGTTTTCTCTGAGTACAGTACGATTCACACATAACAAATTAAGACATACTATTTGGTAGACAAGGCAGTTTAAGAACATTGAAAACACTGTTAGATGCTAAATCACTGGCATGGTGCTAAAAGCTAAAATATTCTTAATGTTGTGTGTTAAACATAACTGTAGTTATCAGTGGAGAATAATTGGATTTGTGTGTGCTACTTAATAAAATCAAAACCCTGTGTACATTCTTTCCATCTTCAAGGTTGGGAATATATCTAAAAATGTAAACTTGTAGGCtttgttaaaataattaatattataaattattatcacAACATACTTTTCTCATAAATATAGTCTCTGGTTAATCATCTCTGCATTTTGGTTTGAAATGTGCAACTAAACTCTCTTTCCTCGAAATATTAAGTGCACTCAGACTAAGATCAACACTTGAGGGATGTCGGACAAAAATATTTGGAAATTACAGAGATTTTCtgttacatttgttttcagttgaacATACTGACACATATTAAGCGTAATATTCCCATACAACTgttgacaacacaaacaacatagTGGATACAGTCAATAAGGCTCATAGCAGCAAGCTGTGATTGTAAGGctttgtgtagtgtgtgtgtgtgtgtgtgtgtgtgtgtcagagcctGTGTATGCTCACGTGTGTTTTACTCTTGTGCTGCTACAGCCACCGCTCAGGCTTTACTTGgatggaaaagaagaagaacagcgCCATCACTTGTTTTCAATCAGCATCTGCACCTTGTACACCAGATCTCTGGCCAGGGTCAAAATCTGCTTTATGTTGTGGTGCTCAGCCATTTctgaaagacagaggaagactCAAAAATACATTCAGCTAATTTCAAAAGGCAGAACATGTTCACtcaaaagaagaagacagtgaGGTTTCCTGACTTTAATGAGCAAACAGGAGCAAACAGGAGCAAACAGTGGGGTGACCGATCATTTGCAGTAGCAGGTCCCAAACTTTGGGATGCACTGCCCTCTGAGCTACGCACCACCACTGACCTGCCTCTGTTCAAAACCAAGCTAAAAACATACTTGTTTGAGCAAGCCTTCAAATGAAACTGTTGTTCTTGTCTcgtgtttgctgtttgtgtatgttgGATTTGcaattgtgaagcactttggtcaaccctTGTTTGTTgtaaggtgctatataaataaatgttgattgattgattgattgattgattaatgagTCCAGGACTCAAATTCTGGATTCCCATATTtccataaaaatgtttattgtcAGAGTTAATGAATGTGAAGTGGTCCGTCTTACCATTGAAGAACTTGATGATGTCAGTGAAGTCCATGTTGTTCTCCAGGATGATGTCCCTGTAGATCTCCACCAACGCCAGAGCAATGAAGAGGACAAAGTGACTAGAGGAGGCATACTTAGCCGCCCAGATGGTTTCCCAGACTGAGAACACGTCTTCATACACCAGCTCTTAAAGaatcacaacaaaaaagaagTGGATATATTGAGAAAGGCTCTGAGACGAAACAGGGATTTACTATGACAGCCTTTGGTTAAACCTTTAGCATAAAGCAAAGTGAATTATAAAAAGAGTTTTACGCAGTCACACTTCATGATAATTATTTCATCAGCATCTCTCGAGGACAGTAATCCAAAAATAAAGCCAACTTTCAAATTTCCAAGTGCAAGTAACTGCAAGTGATATTAACAAGCTGCCAAGTGGTTTGGCATTTTATCTGCAAACACGACAAAGAGAGCGTCTCTGCTTCGTCTAATTGGCACAAAGTCTGTCACGCCGTTTCTGCCAATTTACCTCGCTTGAAGTCCAGGAGAAACCAGCGGTAGCAGAAGTAGAAGTGGGTGTAGTCTCCGTTTTGGTGCATTAGCTCAAACAGCTCAGAATCCAGGATCTACTCAGAGAGGGGATCAGAGGAGATTCAGGAAAAGGAATAATGAGTCTGGTGGTGGGAGAAAAGTGAGTAATAAAAGGATTTAGTGGTAGTGGGCCACTACAGTGTGCGTAGAGACTTTACTGTGGCTGCGTCACCTGGATGAGAGAGCGCATGTTGGCAAAGTGAGTGTCCATAGCGCCTCCGTGAGGAAAGTTTTGATTCATTCTCTTCATGAGCtcagtgaagcagctgaaggCCATGGCCTCTGAAAGcagcaaacagagagaggaagtgagtggGAAAACTCTTTTCTGTCATTCCGTCAATATGTGTAAAAATACACCACGTGTCAGGGGAGAACAGGAAGTGAGTCATCGGTGTGTTGAGTCACCATCGTCCAGAATGACGAGAAGTGGAGCCAGCAGATCACACATGCCCTGAACGTAGCCGATGTCAAGGTGCCTCCAGATATAACTGCAAACAGAGAGAGCGAGGTTTATATCTGGCATCTGCGAGAGGTAAATGCTAATTTTTATGATATGGTTTTCAAAATATATCATTATGTaagtttataattatttttctcGTGGGTGTAAATGTGGCGCAGTGGTTTGCTCTGTTGCCTCACTCCAGCCACCgtttcacaatgaatcaaacAAAGTTTCTCAGAATATGaatatgttgatttgtttgtggtcacagtataaacactgacctCAGAGACCCTAAAGTCCAAACAGGTGTTATTTTCTCCCTTTATTCATTTTTAGAAAATATTCTTGTGTACACAAgaccataaaataaatgaatatgacTTCTGAGGCACACAGCCACCGTGAAGGAGAGAACTCAGCTCATCAAGTTTTAATCTCCCCTTGGAACGTGATGCAATGAAATTCTCAGCAGGAATCATTTGCTGCACATAAATGAacttgtccccataaggaaatCACCTTGTGTGCACAAGATAACGTTATCGGACACATCTATACAGAGATTTGGTCTTAACGGACACAAATGAAGTTTTTGATTATTTGCAGGGAAGTGACACtgaagtggtcacaggagacataTTTGAATTCCAGATGTGAACAGATGAAGTTAATGCTGACAcgttgtgattggatctctcaggactCTATCGACCGAAGGTACGAATGTGGTTGTtattggttgtttgtctctgtgtgtcggcCCTGTGATTAATGTTTTATCTACACTAACAAACCAACACCATCAACTTCAAAAAGCAGATGAATAATCTtctgctgataaaaaaaaagctgtgcgTGTTTTGCTTGGTAATACAACTCATTACCTTCCAGCTGCCGTCAGTGTTTTACCTGCACATGATGTTACGCAGTTTCTCCAGGTTGGCAGGAGTGAAGTACCAGTAGTTCCTGTCGCAGCGCTGGACGTCCTTTTCAATGCGGTGCAGATTCAATGTGTACAAATCCAGCAGCTCttgctaaaacaaacaaagtgatgaCAATGAATAAAGCAAGCTCAAAATAGAAATGATTTGCATGAATgtacatgaatataaaaatatatacatgtgaGCTTACAGAGAAGGTACCAGCAGATCCATCAGAGGTCACTTTGCTCTTGGTGTCTCCAGACCCGGGCAGAGAATCAAAGTGAGGGTACAGACTGTCCATCTCCGGCTCCTCGGACAGGATGGACTCTGTCCCCTCCGGACTGGGCTTTCCTTGCTCCTCCTCCGCGTGAGGGGCTGAGTCCTCAAAGGAAGACGAGGGCTCGCATCGTCCCTTCCTGCTCCAAGGCACCATGGAAACTTTGGCTTTGGGGATCTCCTCCATCTCTATAGCTGAGGGAGACTCATCAGATTCAGTCATGGGCTCCTCTTTCTGAGAGGCGCAGTACGTTTCTCTTGTTCTCGACACTCTGGTGTCTGCTGAGAATAGGAGGTTGTTCTCCACGTCAGCAGCCACAGGATGTTGGatcattttttctttcccctcagtCAAACAAAGTTCTTGCGCTTCACTTGTGTTTGATTCGTCCATTTCCTTCATCTTTTCGACAATCCTTTCTTCGTGCTTTGTTGTTTCTTCGATCCGGACTTCTACGTCTTTCTTGAGACTATGATCCACCAGTTCTTCTTTGGATTCTGTAGCAGCTGCTGATACCATCACAGTATCCTGACCAGATACATCTCTTCCCATTTCTCCTGAATCTAAAGATTGAATCCCTTGAATGTCTGTATCTTCAGACTTGGTTCCCTCTGTTTTAGTAGCTTCTAGCTCCTCAACATTTTCCTGGGTTTTAGTTTGCAAACACGTGTCTTTGTTGGTCATCACCTGCTCCTCTTCCAGCGGTGGAATCATGTCATCATCGTTCACCTCAATCTTGGtatcttctgcagttttggtctCCTCTTCGTCCTTCACTTTGGTTTTCTCCTGGCTGACTTTTCCCTCAGTTTCACCTTCACCCTCTACTCCTACAGGTTTGACAGAGCTCTGTGATGCTGGGGTGACAGTTGCAGATCTCGGGGCTGCGTCAGGTGCAGCGGTGTCGTCTGTGCTGAGCGAAGTGTCTGACAGGCCAGAGGTGACTGAGAAGTTGCGGGAAGAGGGGTGTCCAGAGTCGGGAGAGCAGGTCCCGTTCTGCAGAGCTCCATTGGGCATCTTTGGCGCCTGCTTGGCCTCTTCGGTCTTGGGCTCCGTCTCAATCTGGTCCACCTCCTCTACGGACTCAAACACCTGAAAGAACAAGTGAAAGGGAAGCAGGCTACTCCAGGGGAAGGGATGGGAAGAAGTGAAGAACTAGCAAGGTAGATAATGCAGGGATGAGGAATATTGTGATcacatacaataaatacattttctcgtGTGTTAAGAAACTGTGGTGCGAAGGATGATGATTTCAAAAGTGATCGGTTGTAGTAAATTCATTTTGCCAGACAAAGTGAATGAAAGTGAGTTGTTGAtacctgtgtgctgctgcttgAGTCGCTCTGCAGGCGAGCCagactctgtctgtctgagctcTGGGAGGACTGGGACTGgataataaaacacaatcatACATAACCAACTTTTATTGATACACACATCTTACTTTATGCTGCCTTTACATTAAAGAGACACTAAGGTGATTTAGTTTTGCACTTAGCAGACCACAccaagactgtatataaacatagatgatgtgtctccacttcctcctactgtccagaaatgaagccaaaatatcctcgATACGAGATACGAACACCGCCCCTTTTGCTCCGAAGATGTTATTTGGAGCCAGATTAGAGTGATGAAAACTAGAACTacggaaaacacatttttaggtTGGTCCATGactcatctgctaacatggaggaggtggagtttcACTTTTGGTGAgctttcatgtcgtccatctttatatacaatcaatgGTCCTATGATGGGTCAGGTTtcaaaaatgcaaacaaaagctTTTCTTTAGACCTTCTATAGTAAATGTCCATGTCTTCGACACTGTACTGGCCAGAACTAAatagaacttttatttttcactgcttTACCTCATTGCTCACAGTGGAGTCGTGATGGATCATCTTCTGACTGGAACTGTCACTTGCTACCGAGGAGCACTTTGCCAAAGCTGCAGCGTGCTGCTCCTTCTCCCTCTGGCGGACGATCTCCTCACAGCCGAGCCACTCACGCATGGTCTGTTGGTAGCACACTCGGACCTGTTCGTCCACCTGGGGGGGGGCGTTAAGCATCAAGGGTCAGTGGTTCCTGTGAAAATGCTTTTTGAAGCAAAACCAAAAACAGAATCGCAGAAACGACAAACCTCCTTCCTCTCAGATTCTGACATCCCAAACTGGTAGTGACCCAGCAGGAAAGGCCACACCTCTTTACGCAGCGAGGGCTCCACACCACCAAAGTAGACCAGACgcagcagctcctgctccttGTAGGCCTGAAGACACAAGACAGGTCCCACATGTAGCTGCTTTCTGATCAATCTTTGGATTTTTACTTCCACCAAGGGGGTGGGATGGGGGGGTGTTACACTTTCATCTGttacatttgtctgtttgtttggtacttagcaggattatgcaaagacaatgtcttttttctttctttaacattttttcaacattgtttttaaatgttgattcctcaaaaaataatttatggatcttgaatAAAAT
Proteins encoded in this window:
- the gatc gene encoding glutamyl-tRNA(Gln) amidotransferase subunit C, mitochondrial isoform X1; its protein translation is MSVFSLAATRTCRGLSLKNIRPPPKLTSSTETAKYGRSNRQSHISTGTRVFSSAPHNPKVPEFATWEPVPEDQLPPPTQIPADLVDKLERLALVDFRTKQGLACLEKAIRFADQLHVVDTSGIEPMDSVLEDRALYLRNDTVTEGDCAEELLHLSKSTVEEYFVAPPGNIPLPKREERSSLLKHSEF
- the gatc gene encoding glutamyl-tRNA(Gln) amidotransferase subunit C, mitochondrial isoform X2; translation: MSVFSLAATRTCRGLSLKNIRPPPKLTSSTETAKYGRSNRQSHISTGTRVFSSAPHNPKPTQIPADLVDKLERLALVDFRTKQGLACLEKAIRFADQLHVVDTSGIEPMDSVLEDRALYLRNDTVTEGDCAEELLHLSKSTVEEYFVAPPGNIPLPKREERSSLLKHSEF
- the sgsm1a gene encoding small G protein signaling modulator 1 isoform X2, whose translation is MATIMAEAETRQKLLRTVKKEVKQIMEEAVTRKFVHEDSSHIVSFCAAVEACVLHGLKRRAAGFLRSNKIAALFMKVGKSFTPAEELCRKAQELEQIIETKRSQSLQSQDSLRKMPRLPSLTPQGAKNLWIRAALFEKVLDKIVLYLVENSSKYYEKEAVLMDPVDGPILASLLVGPCALEYTKMKTADHFWTDPSADELVQRHRIHGGHCRQDSPTKRPALCKRHSSSSMDERPSPSPSAREYVESLHQNNRATLLFGKNNVLVQPRDDMEAVPGYLSLHQTADIMTLKWTPNQLMNGSVGDLDYERSVFWDYAMTIPLEEIVYLHCHQQVDSGGTVVLVSQDGIQRPPLRFPRGGHLLQFLSCLENGLLPHGQLDPPLWSQRGKGKVFPKLRKRVPQGSSESVSDKEEDEATDYVFRILFPNSQSEFVTPPDLMDQGATMWHPTLRKASCSSCSQGSFSDGGTPKGCNHERAPLKLLCDSMKYQIISRAFYGWLAYCRHLSTVRTHLSALVNHTIVAPDTPCDAYKGLTAEVWQTFLQDCTAYKEQELLRLVYFGGVEPSLRKEVWPFLLGHYQFGMSESERKEVDEQVRVCYQQTMREWLGCEEIVRQREKEQHAAALAKCSSVASDSSSQKMIHHDSTVSNESQSSQSSDRQSLARLQSDSSSSTQFFTSSHPFPWSSLLPFHLFFQVFESVEEVDQIETEPKTEEAKQAPKMPNGALQNGTCSPDSGHPSSRNFSVTSGLSDTSLSTDDTAAPDAAPRSATVTPASQSSVKPVGVEGEGETEGKVSQEKTKVKDEEETKTAEDTKIEVNDDDMIPPLEEEQVMTNKDTCLQTKTQENVEELEATKTEGTKSEDTDIQGIQSLDSGEMGRDVSGQDTVMVSAAATESKEELVDHSLKKDVEVRIEETTKHEERIVEKMKEMDESNTSEAQELCLTEGKEKMIQHPVAADVENNLLFSADTRVSRTRETYCASQKEEPMTESDESPSAIEMEEIPKAKVSMVPWSRKGRCEPSSSFEDSAPHAEEEQGKPSPEGTESILSEEPEMDSLYPHFDSLPGSGDTKSKVTSDGSAGTFSQELLDLYTLNLHRIEKDVQRCDRNYWYFTPANLEKLRNIMCSYIWRHLDIGYVQGMCDLLAPLLVILDDEAMAFSCFTELMKRMNQNFPHGGAMDTHFANMRSLIQILDSELFELMHQNGDYTHFYFCYRWFLLDFKRELVYEDVFSVWETIWAAKYASSSHFVLFIALALVEIYRDIILENNMDFTDIIKFFNEMAEHHNIKQILTLARDLVYKVQMLIENK
- the sgsm1a gene encoding small G protein signaling modulator 1 isoform X1 gives rise to the protein MATIMAEAETRQKLLRTVKKEVKQIMEEAVTRKFVHEDSSHIVSFCAAVEACVLHGLKRRAAGFLRSNKIAALFMKVGKSFTPAEELCRKAQELEQIIETKRSQSLQSQDSLRKMPRLPSLTPQGAKNLWIRAALFEKVLDKIVLYLVENSSKYYEKEAVLMDPVDGPILASLLVGPCALEYTKMKTADHFWTDPSADELVQRHRIHGGHCRQDSPTKRPALCFQKRHSSSSMDERPSPSPSAREYVESLHQNNRATLLFGKNNVLVQPRDDMEAVPGYLSLHQTADIMTLKWTPNQLMNGSVGDLDYERSVFWDYAMTIPLEEIVYLHCHQQVDSGGTVVLVSQDGIQRPPLRFPRGGHLLQFLSCLENGLLPHGQLDPPLWSQRGKGKVFPKLRKRVPQGSSESVSDKEEDEATDYVFRILFPNSQSEFVTPPDLMDQGATMWHPTLRKASCSSCSQGSFSDGGTPKGCNHERAPLKLLCDSMKYQIISRAFYGWLAYCRHLSTVRTHLSALVNHTIVAPDTPCDAYKGLTAEVWQTFLQDCTAYKEQELLRLVYFGGVEPSLRKEVWPFLLGHYQFGMSESERKEVDEQVRVCYQQTMREWLGCEEIVRQREKEQHAAALAKCSSVASDSSSQKMIHHDSTVSNESQSSQSSDRQSLARLQSDSSSSTQFFTSSHPFPWSSLLPFHLFFQVFESVEEVDQIETEPKTEEAKQAPKMPNGALQNGTCSPDSGHPSSRNFSVTSGLSDTSLSTDDTAAPDAAPRSATVTPASQSSVKPVGVEGEGETEGKVSQEKTKVKDEEETKTAEDTKIEVNDDDMIPPLEEEQVMTNKDTCLQTKTQENVEELEATKTEGTKSEDTDIQGIQSLDSGEMGRDVSGQDTVMVSAAATESKEELVDHSLKKDVEVRIEETTKHEERIVEKMKEMDESNTSEAQELCLTEGKEKMIQHPVAADVENNLLFSADTRVSRTRETYCASQKEEPMTESDESPSAIEMEEIPKAKVSMVPWSRKGRCEPSSSFEDSAPHAEEEQGKPSPEGTESILSEEPEMDSLYPHFDSLPGSGDTKSKVTSDGSAGTFSQELLDLYTLNLHRIEKDVQRCDRNYWYFTPANLEKLRNIMCSYIWRHLDIGYVQGMCDLLAPLLVILDDEAMAFSCFTELMKRMNQNFPHGGAMDTHFANMRSLIQILDSELFELMHQNGDYTHFYFCYRWFLLDFKRELVYEDVFSVWETIWAAKYASSSHFVLFIALALVEIYRDIILENNMDFTDIIKFFNEMAEHHNIKQILTLARDLVYKVQMLIENK
- the sgsm1a gene encoding small G protein signaling modulator 1 isoform X3 — protein: MATIMAEAETRQKLLRTVKKEVKQIMEEAVTRKFVHEDSSHIVSFCAAVEACVLHGLKRRAAGFLRSNKIAALFMKVGKSFTPAEELCRKAQELEQIIETKRSQSLQSQDSLRKMPRLPSLTPQGAKNLWIRAALFEKVLDKIVLYLVENSSKYYEKEAVLMDPVDGPILASLLVGPCALEYTKMKTADHFWTDPSADELVQRHRIHGGHCRQDSPTKRPALCFQKRHSSSSMDERPSPSPSAREYVESLHQNNRATLLFGKNNVLVQPRDDMEAVPGYLSLHQTADIMTLKWTPNQLMNGSVGDLDYERSVFWDYAMTIPLEEIVYLHCHQQVDSGGTVVLVSQDGIQRPPLRFPRGGHLLQFLSCLENGLLPHGQLDPPLWSQRGKGKVFPKLRKRVPQGSSESVSDKEEDEATDYVFRILFPNSQSEFVTPPDLMDQGATMWHPTLRKASCSSCSQGSFSDGGTPKGCNHERAPLKLLCDSMKYQIISRAFYGWLAYCRHLSTVRTHLSALVNHTIVAPDTPCDAYKGLTAEVWQTFLQDCTAYKEQELLRLVYFGGVEPSLRKEVWPFLLGHYQFGMSESERKEVDEQVRVCYQQTMREWLGCEEIVRQREKEQHAAALAKCSSVASDSSSQKMIHHDSTVSNESQSSQSSDRQSLARLQSDSSSSTQVFESVEEVDQIETEPKTEEAKQAPKMPNGALQNGTCSPDSGHPSSRNFSVTSGLSDTSLSTDDTAAPDAAPRSATVTPASQSSVKPVGVEGEGETEGKVSQEKTKVKDEEETKTAEDTKIEVNDDDMIPPLEEEQVMTNKDTCLQTKTQENVEELEATKTEGTKSEDTDIQGIQSLDSGEMGRDVSGQDTVMVSAAATESKEELVDHSLKKDVEVRIEETTKHEERIVEKMKEMDESNTSEAQELCLTEGKEKMIQHPVAADVENNLLFSADTRVSRTRETYCASQKEEPMTESDESPSAIEMEEIPKAKVSMVPWSRKGRCEPSSSFEDSAPHAEEEQGKPSPEGTESILSEEPEMDSLYPHFDSLPGSGDTKSKVTSDGSAGTFSQELLDLYTLNLHRIEKDVQRCDRNYWYFTPANLEKLRNIMCSYIWRHLDIGYVQGMCDLLAPLLVILDDEAMAFSCFTELMKRMNQNFPHGGAMDTHFANMRSLIQILDSELFELMHQNGDYTHFYFCYRWFLLDFKRELVYEDVFSVWETIWAAKYASSSHFVLFIALALVEIYRDIILENNMDFTDIIKFFNEMAEHHNIKQILTLARDLVYKVQMLIENK